The proteins below come from a single Aspergillus oryzae RIB40 DNA, chromosome 5 genomic window:
- a CDS encoding uncharacterized protein (predicted protein) produces MMVPRAFLFSSVPPLHNGKKSQLSKSEIDFIAVQDVPGLELHDKESPHTSPVIIPPKRGPRVTPVQRDSVRKGPKTPRCAKTVHRTSSAASGDRPIPSSIASILEATAIPVPRRKRNAREPRRIPQVNHVQDFSKLLLEGVKSRDDSLTEGTGNTMLDILLSPPEDNDRFASGSNCDSDSEAPSLSAHSLSIESVPSLDAEFESPFGSPIPSTPSSQRSPCERRYLRLSQYESCASDHPLLEEDELSDTEWEPVQQPAFLDSTPTKSSPSRSFPRLGSTFKSNLTASLRAIKSAAQTVSTFATPSVQPDDFLTRSLLTITPKMTDDRRPPPMNEPPSPALRRYFNPVTVSPAEIYAYQDHPHENLDTNNCPVSVQMQTYHRSGKRGSRKSRFHLSGSKGRGRYSPFDPEVPPMSRQREPRENSDFLRMVVMEMNMRRSGKLRDDIPTRARVWLPPRKGNQARNSPYDYYEDEAEHAIPSRWVGISADSM; encoded by the coding sequence atgatggttcCTAGGGCATTTCTCTTCAGCTCTGTGCCTCCCCTGCacaatgggaagaaaagtCAGCTCTCAAAGTCTGAGATTGACTTTATTGCTGTGCAGGACGTCCCAGGCCTCGAGCTTCACGACAAGGAAAGCCCACACACCAGCCCAGTCATTATCCCCCCTAAACGAGGTCCTCGAGTGACCCCGGTGCAAAGAGACTCTGTGAGAAAGGGTCCGAAGACTCCACGATGTGCAAAGACTGTTCATAGAACATCGTCGGCGGCCTCGGGTGACCGCCCTATACCTAGCTCTATTGCTTCGATTTTGGAAGCCACCGCCATCCCGGTGCCTCGACGCAAGCGCAATGCGCGAGAGCCTCGAAGAATACCACAAGTGAATCATGTACAGGATTTCAGCAAATTGCTGTTAGAAGGTGTCAAGTCCAGAGATGACAGCTTAACGGAGGGTACGGGAAATACCATGCTCGACATCCTCCTTAGCCCGCCTGAAGACAATGATCGGTTCGCTAGTGGAAGCAATTGTGATAGCGATAGCGAAGCGCCATCATTATCCGCCCATTCGTTGTCTATTGAATCGGTCCCGTCGTTGGACGCGGAATTTGAGTCGCCATTCGGCTCTCCCATACCCTCCACACCTTCTAGCCAACGAAGTCCGTGTGAAAGACGATACCTACGCCTATCGCAATATGAAAGTTGTGCTTCCGATCATCCTTTATTAGAGGAGGACGAATTATCGGACACCGAATGGGAACCTGTGCAACAGCCTGCCTTCTTGGACAGCACTCCAACGAAGTCTTCACCCTCTCGATCCTTCCCACGGCTAGGATCTACTTTCAAGTCCAATCTTACGGCGTCACTGCGAGCAATAAAATCTGCGGCACAGACAGTTTCAACGTTTGCTACGCCCTCCGTTCAGCCGGATGATTTTCTTACTCGGTCTCTTCTTACGATTACACCGAAGATGACGGACGACCGTCGGCCTCCGCCCATGAACGAACCACCTTCTCCGGCGCTCCGGCGCTATTTCAACCCCGTTACGGTTTCACCCGCAGAAATTTATGCTTATCAGGATCACCCGCATGAAAACCTTGACACTAACAATTGCCCCGTTTCCGTTCAGATGCAGACCTATCACCGGTCTGGGAAACGGGGTTCTCGAAAGAGTCGATTCCACCTGTCGGGCTCTAAGGGTCGTGgtcgatattctcctttcGATCCGGAGGTCCCCCCGATGTCCCGCCAGCGTGAACCCCGGGAAAACAGTGACTTTTTGCGCATGGTTGTGATGGAAATGAACATGAGACGCAGCGGCAAACTCCGGGACGACATTCCTACCCGGGCGCGAGTTTGGCTACCGCCTCGCAAAGGCAATCAAGCCCGGAATAGCCCTTACGATTATtacgaagacgaagctgaACATGCCATTCCATCTAGATGGGTTGGGATTTCCGCCGACAGCATGTGA
- a CDS encoding DNA ligase (ATP) DNL4 (ATP-dependent DNA ligase IV) — protein MDSDDDYNGPADTNPRLEDEESDLDEKYPNRPRNHSTTLPFHVLFQTLFYPLSEIKKKPAGPARKKVGPHGLSSVNLTPLEKRRDIIDRFISRWRKEVGDDIYPAFRLILPDKDRDRAMYGMKEKAIGKLLIRIMKIDKNSEDALNLLNWKLPGQTTTSSMAGDFAGRCFGVLSKRPMRTEVGDMTIEEVNEKLDHLSAASKENQQLPILTEFYRRMNPEELMWLIRIILRQMKVGATERTFFDVFHPDAENLYSISSSLRRVCWELHDPNIRLEAEDRGITLMQCFQPQLAQFQMHSLDRMISRMRLTEDDPVFWIEEKLDGERMQLHMDSNDSVPGGRTFRFWSRKAKDYTYLYGNGIQDENGALTRYLSDAFADGVESLILDGEMITWDTEQDAIAPFGTLKTAALSEQRNPYSSTTRPLFRIFDILYLNGRDLTRYTLRDRRNALQKSIKPVYRRFEIHPYEEATGKTEIEEALRRVVEEASEGLVLKNPRSPYRLNERHDDWMKVKPEYMTEFGESLDVVVIGGYYGSGHRGGGLSSFLCGLRVDDAHSSQGMVASKCYSFCKVGGGFTAADYANIRHHTDGKWHEWKSRKPPTTYIELAGGDAQYERPDMWIKPEDSVVLCVKAASVAVSDQFRIGLTLRFPRFKKLRMDKDWKSALSVQEFLDLKANAERERKEKEFNVDNSRKKRAKRDNKKPLAIVGYSAEAEAQYTGPSGNIFEGLNFYITTDSNTPVKKSKAELEQLVKANGGKFFQTSNAAPSTICIADRRTVKAASLQKSGNVNIIRPSWILDCIRQSEIDAGLPDSLLPLEPRHVFFATQDKKEEIAASVDRFNDSYARNTTNDELKEILKQMSKDHHFHASQNPKIVRKLNERIQEKVNAGWEMPSGWLFKGLTILFPQNDKVDDAEVDETSQTHQQYRLNLARNTVRFAGANVVDSKSSSVTHIVVAPGSSSSDVSSIRKSHSAKPGKKVPHLVTAEWIEECWKQRTLLGEEGFQPSRGT, from the exons ATGGATTCTGACGACGATTACAATGGCCCTGCCGATACCAATCCTCGCTtagaagatgaggagtcTGACCTAGATGAAAA ATATCCCAACCGCCCACGAAATCATTCCACTACTTTACCGTTTCATGTTTTGTTCCAGACGCTTTTCTATCCATTGAGTGAGATCAAAAAGAAGCCAGCTGGACCTGCGCGCAAGAAGGTCGGCCCTCATGGACTGTCTAGCGTTAATCTAACTCCATTGGAAAAACGGCGAGATATTATCGACCGCTTCATCtcaagatggaggaaggaggtcgGGGACGACATATACCCCGCTTTTCGATTGATTCTTCCCGACAAAGATCGGGATAGGGCAATGTACggaatgaaggagaaggctatCGGGAAGCTTCTAATCCGAATTATGAAAATCGATAAGAATTCGGAGGATGCTCTCAATCTCTTAAACTGGAAATTGCCCGGACAAACGACTACGTCTAGTATGGCTGGTGATTTCGCAGGCCGATGCTTCGGTGTACTCTCAAAGCGGCCAATGCGCACGGAAGTGGGTGATATGACCATCGAGGAAGTGAATGAGAAACTCGATCATTTATCCGCGGCGTCTAAGGAAAATCAACAGTTGCCGATCTTGACGGAATTCTACCGACGAATGAACCCAGAAGAGCTCATGTGGCTTATCCGTATCATCCTACGACAGATGAAGGTTGGAGCGACGGAGCGCACCTTCTTTGATGTGTTCCATCCAGACGCGGAGAATCTGTACAGCATTTCGAGTAGTCTTCGGCGCGTCTGTTGGGAACTGCACGATCCTAATATCCGGCTTGAGGCTGAAGATAGAGGGATCACGTTGATGCAATGTTTCCAACCGCAGCTGGCTCAATTTCAGATGCACTCACTGGATCGGATGATTAGCCGGATGAGGCTGACGGAAGATGATCCGGTTTTCTGGATTGAGGAAAAACTTGATGGGGAGCGTATGCAGCTTCATATGGATTCGAACGACTCGGTACCAGGGGGTAGAACGTTTCGCTTCTGGTCAAGAAAAGCCAAGGACTACACATATCTCTATGGGAATGGCATCCAAGATGAGAATGGTGCTTTGACAAGATACCTCAGCGATGCGTTTGCAGATGGAGTGGAGAGCTTGATTCTGGATGGCGAAATGATTACTTGGGATACTGAACAGGATGCCATTGCCCCCTTTGGCACGCTTAAGACGGCCGCACTATCCGAACAGAGAAACCCGTACTCGAGCACTACCCGGCCCTTGTTCCGTATCTTTGACATACTGTATTTGAACGGACGCGATCTGACAAGGTACACTCTTCGTGACCGCCGAAACGCATTGCAGAAAAGTATCAAACCTGTTTATCGCAGGTTTGAAATCCACCCTTACGAAGAAGCTACGGGCAAAACTGAGATCGAGGAAGCCCTGCGAAGAGTCGTGGAAGAGGCTTCCGAGGGCTTGGTACTTAAGAATCCCAGGTCACCCTATCGCCTGAATGAAAGACACGATGATTGGATGAAGGTTAAGCCGGAATATATGACTGAGTTCGGAGAGTCGTTGGATGTCGTCGTGATTGGAGGGTATTATGGATCTGGTCATCGGGGTGGTGGCCTTTCAAGCTTCTTATGTGGGTTAAGGGTCGATGATGCTCATTCCTCACAAGGAATGGTGGCATCTAAGTGTTATTCGTTCTGCAAGGTAGGAGGAGGCTTTACTGCAGCTGATTATGCAAACATCCGGCACCACACGGACGGTAAATGGCACGAGTGGAAATCCAGGAAACCTCCCACGACATACATAGAACTGGCAGGCGGAGATGCGCAGTACGAGCGCCCAGACATGTGGATAAAACCAGAAGACTCGGTGGTTCTCTGCGTTAAGGCAGCTTCAGTAGCTGTCAGTGATCAGTTTCGTATCGGACTGACGCTACGCTTTCCGCGCTTCAAAAAGCTGCGTATGGACAAAGATTGGAAAAGCGCTCTCTCAGTACAAGAGTTCCTCGACTTAAAAGCCAATGCGGAACGAGAGCgtaaagagaaagaattcaATGTGGATAATTCACGCAAGAAACGGGCGAAGAGGGATAACAAGAAGCCTTTAGCTATTGTCGGGTACAGTGCGGAAGCAGAAGCTCAGTACACCGGGCCATCTGGCAATATCTTCGAAGGGCTAAATTTCT ACATTACAACCGACTCAAACACACCGGTCAAAAAGTCAAAGGCGGAGTTAGAACAGCTCGTGAAGGCTAATGGGGGCAAGTTCTTTCAGACGAGTAATGCTGCTCCGAGCACAATTTGTATCGCCGACAGAA GGACTGTGAAAGCTGCGTCCCTTCAAAAAAGCGGCAATGTCAATATTATCCGGCCTTCTTGGATCCTTGATTGTATTAGGCAGAGTGAAATAGACGCGGGTTTGCCtgattctcttcttcctctcgaaCCCAG ACATGTCTTCTTCGCGACTcaggacaagaaggaggagattgcAGCGAGCGTCGATCGGTTCAATGATAGTTATGCCCgcaacaccaccaatgacGAACTGAAGGAG ATCTTAAAGCAGATGAGCAAGGATCATCACTTTCACGCTTCGCAGAATCCCAAAATCGTCCGAAAACTCAACGAGCGTATCCAGGAGAAAGTCAATGCCGGATGGGAGATGCCTTCCGGCTGGCTGTTCAAGGGTCTGACCATCCTCTTTCCTCAGAATGACAAAGTGGATGATGCAGAAGTAGACGAGACGTCACAAACGCATCAGCAATACCGTCTTAATCTAGCACGCAACACTGTACGGTTTGCGGGAGCGAATGTTGTGGATTCGAAATCTTCGTCGGTAACTCACATCGTCGTAGCTCCGGGCAGCTCATCTTCAGACGTCTCTTCGATCCGCAAATCGCACTCAGCGAAACCGGGAAAGAAGGTGCCACACCTCGTCACTGCCGAATGGATAGAGGAGTGCTGGAAACAGCGGACGCTGTTGGGCGAAGAGG GGTTCCAGCCGTCCAGAGGTACCTAA